A genomic segment from Necator americanus strain Aroian chromosome III, whole genome shotgun sequence encodes:
- a CDS encoding hypothetical protein (NECATOR_CHRIII.G12751.T3), whose protein sequence is MTMYCQQPASTSSSYVTILAIYDEQSPNGSGADDCNISPAPCAPVIGRVRDSVVEIVNLESPPSKGLRVSSSVTNTRTPGTTAATVNPSPASIRSSSADEPHEQPVRSSLRSETSTPTKHRVTLSPDVQKKLVSDEKEARSADARLTRTSARKSRLTDSFFDAKERLEDAREATGSRSAPITVRSNQSRAFIRPALDPENTVITFPDDDLTPMGIEVTGVQDDPSSTNGRLSAVQILRIEPDGRVGMDGRLRVGDNIVEIDSRPIYQMSILRARAYLSELQSRAQPSLTVARPISSFTDPVDPLLRNQPTTSSLPNRPILSALQQANTQHIGHTKTVELKKTPAGFGFTVTGRETAKGERLFYIGTVKPNGVALGHLRAGDRLLKVNGEPTAELTQAEVVDRLKKAAVGERVTFLVSRVVQPEDEEEEEKNSNSSERENRPPTPVTANITKKEGAEEPKVTPSPPISAPTQLGSETEELELVIPLNDTGSAGLGVSLKARVTVRTNGTRQDCGIFIKNVLHGGAAHKDGRLRVNDRIVGIEELRLDGETNATASEAVSRRLKAIGPTAKHVRLFIQRAKAYGGPGIISRPQEVSRVSVDEEGSSRISVIAAESTTSSEEKPSPAECLDSDYGRMDESELANVSDPFSREAPSRKSMSEKRGMGASNDPHHIKLFQDIKHQRQTSAPLSAMTTSLSFHGQSTARSTSQRAAARARSQSVHPRAPAPPKILKMSPAPTPLAPPQQHNSAPAVSEKRRSQSVESITQTSRTTPKSKHVAMPYRGALTSDSFRQATDFYSESVYGQVTSMPSHPHQYAAEPPVLVKQRSTSRDKDKQRRKSLGGLNVMKSFLGFGSGKSREESPSQKTDAKAEEAQRLREEEERRRIREHYERLREKEAEANRQSYPLTPGAVRREAHRLYTPPNYNYPPQFTTTPSPSTDPPLIVANSRFYFSLRARPECRPAYRNTNRTTSSTDTTCTVIQPQSRPTLQRMVQSEESPRPPTIIESPTEVIHNRSPTTTLFPVQNLSTGMQPAPEERRTIRHTATIAPTVHRNMYVPFQAQTTTECLTHGLPTAEKESVRLLSLRQITQAPYVPQPTQQDERRPTSAPATPTTLNLDTHPLSRPNYTPTATNTRQELTSQTRRVSLRARKKARHGGVHSVLIPSRHSVVIPSPTSNDSSFNENCSIINLPSPTPNPSKLRHASHCPQRRSYCDPQTLRTQSQMVTAIDQPSDQQNELNHVFDYCRVWNDWNQRTGGTLPLRRSRSKPRLLLDKQLYTGVTDC, encoded by the exons ATGACAATGTACTGCCAACAACCAGCCAGCACTTCCAGTTCCTATGTGACG ATTCTCGCAATCTACGACGAACAATCACCGAACGGTAGCGGTGCCGACGACTGTAACATCTCTCCAGCTCCGTGTGCTCCAGTGATTGGTCGAGTACGTGACAGCGTCGTGGAAATAGTCAACCTGGAAAGTCCACCGA GCAAAGGGTTACGTGTTTCGTCATCAGTGACGAATACACGAACCCCAGGAACCACGGCGGCGACGGTGAATCCATCGCCTGCTTCGATCAGAAGCTCCAGCGCCGACGAACCTCATGAACAACCGGTACGATCGTCTCTACGTTCCGAGACGTCAACACCGACAAAACATCGTGTTACGCTCAGTCCTG ATGTGCAGAAAAAATTGGTTTCCGATGAGAAGGAAGCACGATCAGCTGATGCACGATTGACACGTACCTCAGCGAGAAAATCACGTCTAACTGATAGCTTTTTCGATGCGAAG GAACGATTAGAGGATGCTCGTGAAGCAACAGGATCCCGTTCGGCACCGATCACAGTTCGATCGAATCAATCACGAGCTTTCATAAGACCGGCTCTTGATCCCGAGAACACTGTGATCACTTTTCCGGATGATGATTTAACGCCTATGGGAAttgaa GTAACGGGTGTGCAAGATGATCCATCTTCAACAAATGGACGTCTATCCGCTGTACAGATATTACGTATTGAACCGGATGGTAGAGTAGGCATGGACGGTCGCCTCAGAGTTGGCGACAATATCGTTGAAATTGACTCGAGACCTATTTATCAG ATGTCAATACTACGCGCTAGAGCATATCTCAGCGAGCTACAATCTCGCGCTCAACCATCGCTTACCGTAGCTCGACCGATTTCATCGTTCACGGATCCGGTAGATCCGCTTCTGAGAAATCAACCAACCACGTCATCGCTACCAAATCGACCAATTTTGTCTGCGTTGCAGCAGGCAAACACACAACACATTGGTCATACAAAGACCGTTGAGCTTAAGAAGA CACCGGCCGGCTTTGGTTTTACCGTAACCGGTAGGGAGACGGCGAAAGGTGAACGACTTTTCTACATTGGAACAGTGAAACCAAACGGAGTTGCTCTGGGACATTTGAGAGCAGGAGATCGTCTACTTAAG GTGAACGGCGAACCAACGGCAGAACTAACACAAGCAGAAGTTGTGGATCGCCTAAAAAAAGCGGCCGTAGGGGAAAGAGTGACGTTTTTGGTATCCAGAGTTGTGCAACCtgaagacgaagaagaagaggagaaaaatagtAACTCAAGTGAACGAGAGAACCGTCCTCCGACCCCAGTTACGGCTAACATAACGAAAAAGGAAGGCGCTGAAGAGCCCAAG GTAACACCCTCACCACCCATCTCAGCTCCCACTCAATTAGGCTCCGAAACAGAAGAGCTGGAACTTGTCATTCCACTGAATGACACAGGAAGTGCCGGCTTAGGAGTAAGCTTAAAAGCACGGGTTACAGTACGAACGAATGGAACAAGGCAGGATTGTGGGATATTCATCAAAAAC GTTTTACACGGTGGAGCCGCCCATAAAGACGGCCGACTTCGAGTGAATGATCGTATCGTGGGTATCGAAGAACTAAGACTTGACGGAGAAACGAATGCAACTGCTAGTGAGGCAGTTTCACGTCGTTTAAAAGCGATTGGTCCCACCGCTAAACATGTACG ATTATTTATTCAACGTGCGAAAGCATATGGCGGCCCGGGTATAATTTCGCGACCTCAAGAGGTGTCACGAGTTTCCGTTGACGAAGAAGGATCGTCGAGAATTTCTGTGATAGCAGCGGAATCTACTACATCATCTGAGGAGAAACCATCGCCGGCGGAATGTCTGGATTCAGATTATGGGAG aatggacgaatctgagctggcgAACGTCTCGGATCCATTCAGCCGAGAGGCTCCATCTCGCAAAAGTATGAGTGAAAAGCGTGGTATGGGAGCATCTAACGATCCGCACCATATTAAGCTTTTCCAGGATATCAAACATCAGAGACAAACGAGTG CTCCTCTTTCTGCAATGACCACCTCGCTTTCTTTCCACGGACAAAGTACTGCTAGATCGACTTCACAACGAGCAGCAGCACGAGCACGAAGTCAATCCGTTCATCCTCGTGCACCGGCGCcgccaaaaattttgaagatgtCACCGGCGCCAACCCCACTAGCGCCACCACAACAACACAATAGCG CTCCTGCTGTATCAGAAAAGCGACGTTCACAAAGtgttgaaagtattactcaaACTAGCCGAACTACACCTAAAAGCAAACATGTTGCTATG CCATACCGTGGTGCACTTACCAGCGATAGTTTCCGACAAGCAACTGATTTCTACTCCGAGAGTGTTTATG GTCAAGTTACTTCTATGCCATCACATCCTCATCAATATGCAGCCGAACCACCAGTTCTGGTAAAACAGCGCTCAACCAGTCGTGATAAAGACAAACAACGAAGGAAAAGCTTGGGAGG TTTGAATGTAATGAAATCTTTCCTTGGATTTGGTAGTGGAAAGAGTAGAGAAGAATCACCATCGCAAAAAACTGACGCGAAAGCGGAAGAAGCTCAGAGGTTACGTGAAGAAGAGGAGAGGAGACG AATCCGTGAACATTACGAACGCCTTCGAGAAAAAGAAGCGGAAGCGAATCGCCAATCGTATCCGCTCACTCCCGGAGCGGTTCGTCGTGAAGCGCATCGTCTCTATACTCCACCAAATTACAATTATCCTCCTCAG TTCACAACAACACCATCACCCTCTACCGATCCACCTCTGATCGTTGCGAATTCTCGATTCTATTTTAGCCTCAGGGCTAG ACCGGAATGTCGACCAGCGTACCGGAATACGAATCGTACGACCTCATCGACCGATACCACATGCACTGTTATCCAGCCCCAGAGTCGCCCAACGTTACAACGAATGGTACAGTCGGAGGAGTCACCACGGCCACCTACCATCATCGAGTCACCTACGGAGGTCATTCACAACCGATCCCCTACCACTACGCTATTCCCAG TTCAAAATCTTTCCACGGGAATGCAGCCAGCACCGGAGGAGCGGCGCACTATCCGCCATACGGCGACTATAGCGCCAACTGTCCACCGCAACATGTACGTGCCGTTCCAAGCGCAGACTACTACCGAATGTTTAACTCATGGTTTGCCTACAGCGGAGAAGGAGTCGGTCAGACTCCTGTCATTAAG GCAAATTACGCAAGCCCCATACGTACCGCAGCCGACGCAACAGGACGAACGTCGGCCAACGTCAGCTCCCGCAACCCCCACTACACTAAACCTCGACACGCATCCGCTGAGTCGCCCCAACTATACACCCACCGCTACCAATACTAG GCAAGAGCTTACTTCACAAACAAGACGTGTTTCATTACGGGCAAGGAAGAAGGCACGTCATGGAGGAGTTCATTCTGTATTAATTCCCTCACGACATAGCGTTGtcatcccttcgccaacctcGAACGATAGTTCATTCAATGAGAATTGTTCTATTATAAATTTACCGTCTCCGACGCCGAATCCATCAAAATTACGTCACGCCTCGCATTGTCCTCAACGACGTTCTTATTGTGATCCACAAACGCTACGTACCCAAAGTCAAATGGTGACCGCTATCGATCAACCGTCTGATCAGCAGAATGAACTCAATCATGTTTTTGATTATTGTCGTGTATGGAACGATTGGAATCAACGTACGGGCGGTACGTTACCGTTACGACGTTCACGTTCGAAACCACGGTTACTGCTCGATAAACAACTTTACACTGGTGTTACTGATTGCTGA
- a CDS encoding hypothetical protein (NECATOR_CHRIII.G12751.T2), which yields MLYATESPKLKFRKMRYQKASMKRRVTVHFGDVRVVVPCQNENTTVADVAEAAITRYKKATGKIDSDVRIKRMQCMSDKGILDMDDKLVDVFDEISDQILAIYDEQSPNGSGADDCNISPAPCAPVIGRVRDSVVEIVNLESPPSKGLRVSSSVTNTRTPGTTAATVNPSPASIRSSSADEPHEQPVRSSLRSETSTPTKHRVTLSPDVQKKLVSDEKEARSADARLTRTSARKSRLTDSFFDAKERLEDAREATGSRSAPITVRSNQSRAFIRPALDPENTVITFPDDDLTPMGIEVTGVQDDPSSTNGRLSAVQILRIEPDGRVGMDGRLRVGDNIVEIDSRPIYQMSILRARAYLSELQSRAQPSLTVARPISSFTDPVDPLLRNQPTTSSLPNRPILSALQQANTQHIGHTKTVELKKTPAGFGFTVTGRETAKGERLFYIGTVKPNGVALGHLRAGDRLLKVNGEPTAELTQAEVVDRLKKAAVGERVTFLVSRVVQPEDEEEEEKNSNSSERENRPPTPVTANITKKEGAEEPKVTPSPPISAPTQLGSETEELELVIPLNDTGSAGLGVSLKARVTVRTNGTRQDCGIFIKNVLHGGAAHKDGRLRVNDRIVGIEELRLDGETNATASEAVSRRLKAIGPTAKHVRLFIQRAKAYGGPGIISRPQEVSRVSVDEEGSSRISVIAAESTTSSEEKPSPAECLDSDYGRMDESELANVSDPFSREAPSRKSMSEKRGMGASNDPHHIKLFQDIKHQRQTSAPLSAMTTSLSFHGQSTARSTSQRAAARARSQSVHPRAPAPPKILKMSPAPTPLAPPQQHNSAPAVSEKRRSQSVESITQTSRTTPKSKHVAMPYRGALTSDSFRQATDFYSESVYGQVTSMPSHPHQYAAEPPVLVKQRSTSRDKDKQRRKSLGGLNVMKSFLGFGSGKSREESPSQKTDAKAEEAQRLREEEERRRIREHYERLREKEAEANRQSYPLTPGAVRREAHRLYTPPNYNYPPQTGMSTSVPEYESYDLIDRYHMHCYPAPESPNVTTNGTVGGVTTATYHHRVTYGGHSQPIPYHYAIPSSKSFHGNAASTGGAAHYPPYGDYSANCPPQHVPEKESVRLLSLRQITQAPYVPQPTQQDERRPTSAPATPTTLNLDTHPLSRPNYTPTATNTRQELTSQTRRVSLRARKKARHGGVHSVLIPSRHSVVIPSPTSNDSSFNENCSIINLPSPTPNPSKLRHASHCPQRRSYCDPQTLRTQSQMVTAIDQPSDQQNELNHVFDYCRVWNDWNQRTGGTLPLRRSRSKPRLLLDKQLYTGVTDC from the exons ATAGATTCGGATGTGAGGATAAAACGAATGCAATGTATGAGTGATAAGGGGATCCTGGATATGGATGATAAACTTGTAGATGTTTTCGACGAGATTAGTGATCAG ATTCTCGCAATCTACGACGAACAATCACCGAACGGTAGCGGTGCCGACGACTGTAACATCTCTCCAGCTCCGTGTGCTCCAGTGATTGGTCGAGTACGTGACAGCGTCGTGGAAATAGTCAACCTGGAAAGTCCACCGA GCAAAGGGTTACGTGTTTCGTCATCAGTGACGAATACACGAACCCCAGGAACCACGGCGGCGACGGTGAATCCATCGCCTGCTTCGATCAGAAGCTCCAGCGCCGACGAACCTCATGAACAACCGGTACGATCGTCTCTACGTTCCGAGACGTCAACACCGACAAAACATCGTGTTACGCTCAGTCCTG ATGTGCAGAAAAAATTGGTTTCCGATGAGAAGGAAGCACGATCAGCTGATGCACGATTGACACGTACCTCAGCGAGAAAATCACGTCTAACTGATAGCTTTTTCGATGCGAAG GAACGATTAGAGGATGCTCGTGAAGCAACAGGATCCCGTTCGGCACCGATCACAGTTCGATCGAATCAATCACGAGCTTTCATAAGACCGGCTCTTGATCCCGAGAACACTGTGATCACTTTTCCGGATGATGATTTAACGCCTATGGGAAttgaa GTAACGGGTGTGCAAGATGATCCATCTTCAACAAATGGACGTCTATCCGCTGTACAGATATTACGTATTGAACCGGATGGTAGAGTAGGCATGGACGGTCGCCTCAGAGTTGGCGACAATATCGTTGAAATTGACTCGAGACCTATTTATCAG ATGTCAATACTACGCGCTAGAGCATATCTCAGCGAGCTACAATCTCGCGCTCAACCATCGCTTACCGTAGCTCGACCGATTTCATCGTTCACGGATCCGGTAGATCCGCTTCTGAGAAATCAACCAACCACGTCATCGCTACCAAATCGACCAATTTTGTCTGCGTTGCAGCAGGCAAACACACAACACATTGGTCATACAAAGACCGTTGAGCTTAAGAAGA CACCGGCCGGCTTTGGTTTTACCGTAACCGGTAGGGAGACGGCGAAAGGTGAACGACTTTTCTACATTGGAACAGTGAAACCAAACGGAGTTGCTCTGGGACATTTGAGAGCAGGAGATCGTCTACTTAAG GTGAACGGCGAACCAACGGCAGAACTAACACAAGCAGAAGTTGTGGATCGCCTAAAAAAAGCGGCCGTAGGGGAAAGAGTGACGTTTTTGGTATCCAGAGTTGTGCAACCtgaagacgaagaagaagaggagaaaaatagtAACTCAAGTGAACGAGAGAACCGTCCTCCGACCCCAGTTACGGCTAACATAACGAAAAAGGAAGGCGCTGAAGAGCCCAAG GTAACACCCTCACCACCCATCTCAGCTCCCACTCAATTAGGCTCCGAAACAGAAGAGCTGGAACTTGTCATTCCACTGAATGACACAGGAAGTGCCGGCTTAGGAGTAAGCTTAAAAGCACGGGTTACAGTACGAACGAATGGAACAAGGCAGGATTGTGGGATATTCATCAAAAAC GTTTTACACGGTGGAGCCGCCCATAAAGACGGCCGACTTCGAGTGAATGATCGTATCGTGGGTATCGAAGAACTAAGACTTGACGGAGAAACGAATGCAACTGCTAGTGAGGCAGTTTCACGTCGTTTAAAAGCGATTGGTCCCACCGCTAAACATGTACG ATTATTTATTCAACGTGCGAAAGCATATGGCGGCCCGGGTATAATTTCGCGACCTCAAGAGGTGTCACGAGTTTCCGTTGACGAAGAAGGATCGTCGAGAATTTCTGTGATAGCAGCGGAATCTACTACATCATCTGAGGAGAAACCATCGCCGGCGGAATGTCTGGATTCAGATTATGGGAG aatggacgaatctgagctggcgAACGTCTCGGATCCATTCAGCCGAGAGGCTCCATCTCGCAAAAGTATGAGTGAAAAGCGTGGTATGGGAGCATCTAACGATCCGCACCATATTAAGCTTTTCCAGGATATCAAACATCAGAGACAAACGAGTG CTCCTCTTTCTGCAATGACCACCTCGCTTTCTTTCCACGGACAAAGTACTGCTAGATCGACTTCACAACGAGCAGCAGCACGAGCACGAAGTCAATCCGTTCATCCTCGTGCACCGGCGCcgccaaaaattttgaagatgtCACCGGCGCCAACCCCACTAGCGCCACCACAACAACACAATAGCG CTCCTGCTGTATCAGAAAAGCGACGTTCACAAAGtgttgaaagtattactcaaACTAGCCGAACTACACCTAAAAGCAAACATGTTGCTATG CCATACCGTGGTGCACTTACCAGCGATAGTTTCCGACAAGCAACTGATTTCTACTCCGAGAGTGTTTATG GTCAAGTTACTTCTATGCCATCACATCCTCATCAATATGCAGCCGAACCACCAGTTCTGGTAAAACAGCGCTCAACCAGTCGTGATAAAGACAAACAACGAAGGAAAAGCTTGGGAGG TTTGAATGTAATGAAATCTTTCCTTGGATTTGGTAGTGGAAAGAGTAGAGAAGAATCACCATCGCAAAAAACTGACGCGAAAGCGGAAGAAGCTCAGAGGTTACGTGAAGAAGAGGAGAGGAGACG AATCCGTGAACATTACGAACGCCTTCGAGAAAAAGAAGCGGAAGCGAATCGCCAATCGTATCCGCTCACTCCCGGAGCGGTTCGTCGTGAAGCGCATCGTCTCTATACTCCACCAAATTACAATTATCCTCCTCAG ACCGGAATGTCGACCAGCGTACCGGAATACGAATCGTACGACCTCATCGACCGATACCACATGCACTGTTATCCAGCCCCAGAGTCGCCCAACGTTACAACGAATGGTACAGTCGGAGGAGTCACCACGGCCACCTACCATCATCGAGTCACCTACGGAGGTCATTCACAACCGATCCCCTACCACTACGCTATTCCCAG TTCAAAATCTTTCCACGGGAATGCAGCCAGCACCGGAGGAGCGGCGCACTATCCGCCATACGGCGACTATAGCGCCAACTGTCCACCGCAACATGTAC CGGAGAAGGAGTCGGTCAGACTCCTGTCATTAAG GCAAATTACGCAAGCCCCATACGTACCGCAGCCGACGCAACAGGACGAACGTCGGCCAACGTCAGCTCCCGCAACCCCCACTACACTAAACCTCGACACGCATCCGCTGAGTCGCCCCAACTATACACCCACCGCTACCAATACTAG GCAAGAGCTTACTTCACAAACAAGACGTGTTTCATTACGGGCAAGGAAGAAGGCACGTCATGGAGGAGTTCATTCTGTATTAATTCCCTCACGACATAGCGTTGtcatcccttcgccaacctcGAACGATAGTTCATTCAATGAGAATTGTTCTATTATAAATTTACCGTCTCCGACGCCGAATCCATCAAAATTACGTCACGCCTCGCATTGTCCTCAACGACGTTCTTATTGTGATCCACAAACGCTACGTACCCAAAGTCAAATGGTGACCGCTATCGATCAACCGTCTGATCAGCAGAATGAACTCAATCATGTTTTTGATTATTGTCGTGTATGGAACGATTGGAATCAACGTACGGGCGGTACGTTACCGTTACGACGTTCACGTTCGAAACCACGGTTACTGCTCGATAAACAACTTTACACTGGTGTTACTGATTGCTGA